A region from the Coffea eugenioides isolate CCC68of chromosome 9, Ceug_1.0, whole genome shotgun sequence genome encodes:
- the LOC113782625 gene encoding beta-glucosidase 18-like, producing MGFHPTSNPQKLAYNEGGNGIAEEFEDVKRSDFPAGFLFGVSTSSYQIEGAILEDGKSLSDWDVFVRKIGNIKNGDTGDTATDHYHRYMEDIEIIHSLGVDAYRFSISWPRILPNGKSGGVNAAGIMFYNSIIDNLLLRGIQPFVTIYHWDMPQVLSDKYGGWLNPLIQDDFLHFAETCFKNFGDRVRYWVTINEPNTVAECAYEWGKHPPGHCSPPLGNCSAGNSDTEPLIAVHNMLLAHAKASKLYREQFLPKQEGVIGMVLHSFMFEPLTDDEHNKEAADRALAFNLAWALDPLVFGDYPPEMRRYHGNELPKFTSEERLLIRDSIDFIGLNHYSTLYAKDCIHSSCSCSGSACLPGGDRAILGFVSTSAENGGVLIGEPTGMPRLSVVPRGMEEIVDYTVNRYDNKPIFITENGYSSPLQQDQLDDLQRDVKRIEFHQAYLASLARAMRNGADVRGYFVWTLMDNFEWSFGYDVKFGLYSVDRATLNRNPRSSAKWYRNFLRNISSNGMKPRTAFSLWSKVGRAEEE from the exons ATGGGATTTCATCCGACAAGTAATCCTCAGAAGCT AGCCTATAATGAAGGAGGCAATGGAATAGCAGAAGAGTTTGAAGATGTCAAAAGATCAGATTTCCCAGCTGGATTTCTCTTCGGTGTTTCCACTTCTTCATATCAA ATTGAGGGTGCAATTCTTGAAGATGGAAAGAGCCTTAGTGACTGGGATGTTTTTGTCCGCAAAATTG GTAATATAAAGAATGGAGACACCGGAGATACAGCAACTGACCATTACCATCGTTACATG GAAGATATTGAGATAATCCATTCCCTTGGGGTGGATGCTTACCGTTTCTCCATTTCCTGGCCAAGGATACTTCCAA ATGGGAAATCCGGTGGTGTTAATGCAGCTGGAATCATGTTCTACAATAGTATTATTGATAACCTTTTACTCCGAG GCATTCAGCCATTTGTGACAATTTACCACTGGGACATGCCTCAAGTGCTTAGTGACAAATACGGGGGCTGGCTCAATCCTCTGATTCA GGATGATTTCCTCCATTTTGCTGAaacatgtttcaagaattttggTGATCGGGTGAGGTATTGGGTGACCATAAATGAACCAAATACAGTTGCAGAATGCGCCTATGAATGGGGAAAACATCCTCCAGGTCATTGCTCCCCTCCTTTGGGCAACTGTTCAGCTGGTAATTCAGATACCGAGCCCCTAATTGCAGTGCATAACATGTTACTTGCACATGCCAAGGCTTCCAAACTCTATCGCGAGCAGTTTCTG CCCAAACAAGAAGGTGTAATAGGAATGGTGCTCCACTCGTTTATGTTTGAACCATTAACTGATGATGAGCATAACAAGGAAGCTGCAGATAGGGCTTTGGCTTTTAATCTGGCTTG GGCTTTGGATCCTCTCGTGTTTGGTGATTATCCTCCAGAAATGCGTCGATACCATGGGAATGAGTTACCCAAATTCACATCAGAGGAGAGACTGCTCATAAGGGATAGCATTGACTTCATTGGACTAAACCACTATTCAACTCTTTATGCCAAGGATTGCATACACTCAAGTTGTTCCTGCTCTGGCTCTGCCTGTCTCCCCGGTGGAGACCGTGCCATCCTAGGCTTTGTCTCCACATCTGCAGAGAATGGTGGTGTTTTGATTGGAGAACCT ACAGGGATGCCTAGATTAAGTGTTGTTCCAAGAGGAATGGAAGAGATTGTAGACTATACAGTGAATCGATACGATAACAAGCCCATTTTTATTACTGAGAATG GTTATTCTTCGCCACTGCAACAAGATCAACTTGATGATTTACAGCGTGATGTCAAGCGAATTGAATTTCACCAAGCATACCTAGCATCTTTGGCTCGAGCCATGAG AAATGGTGCTGATGTGAGGGGCTATTTTGTTTGGACTTTGATGGATAATTTTGAATGGTCATTTGGGTATGATGTGAAGTTTGGACTTTATTCTGTTGATCGGGCAACGTTGAATAGAAATCCTAGGTCCTCTGCCAAGTGGTATAGAAATTTCCTGAGGAACATCAGCTCCAATGGCATGAAGCCCAGAACTGCATTTTCACTTTGGAGCAAAGTTGGTAGAGCAGAAGAAGAGTGA
- the LOC113782626 gene encoding beta-glucosidase 18-like — MKVTTMLSSYSFLLFVLLISANPYARALQEGGNGIEEELEDVKRSDFPTEFLFGVATSSYQIEGAILEDGKSLSNWGVFVHKNGNVNNGDTGDIATDDYHRYLEDIETIHSLGVDAYRFSISWSRILPNGKLGGVNAAGILFYNSIIDNLLLRGIQPFVTIHHWDIPQVLSDEYGGWLNPLIQDDFVHFTETCFKKFGDRVRYWVTINEPNSVADLAYERGKHPPGHCSPPFGNCSAGNSDTEPLIAMHNMLLAHAKASKLYREQFQPKQGGVIGIVVHAIMYEPFTDDEHDKEAVKRTLANNVAWAFDPLVFGDYPPEMRRYHRNELPKFTPEERLLIRDSIDFLGLNHYATLYAKDCIHSSCARSDSACAPGGDRAIGGFVCTTAERGGVLIGEPTGLPIFSVVPRGMEEIVDYVKNRYHNKPMFITENGYSTPPQQEQVDDFQLDVKRIAFHKAYLAFLARAMRNGADVRGYFVWTLMDNFEWSLGYDVKLGLYSVDRATLNRTPRSSAKWYRNFLGNISSNSMQPRTAAAFWSKVGRAEE, encoded by the exons ATGAAGGTCACCACTATGCTGTCCTCCTACTCTTTTCTGCTCTTCGTATTGCTCATTTCTGCAAATCCTTATGCAAGAGCCCTTCAAGAAGGAGGCAATGGAATAGAAGAAGAGCTTGAAGATGTGAAAAGATCAGATTTCCCAACTGAATTTCTCTTTGGTGTTGCCACTTCTTCCTATCAA ATTGAGGGTGCAATTCTTGAAGATGGGAAGAGCCTTAGTAACTGGGGTGTTTTTGTCCATAAAAATG GCAATGTAAACAATGGAGACACTGGAGATATAGCCACTGATGATTACCATCGTTACCTG GAAGATATAGAGACAATCCATTCTCTTGGAGTGGATGCTTACCGGTTCTCCATTTCCTGGTCAAGAATACTTCCAA ATGGGAAATTGGGTGGTGTTAATGCAGCTGGAATACTGTTTTACAATAGTATAATCGATAATCTTCTACTCAGAG GCATTCAGCCTTTTGTCACAATTCACCACTGGGACATACCCCAAGTGCTTAGTGACGAATATGGGGGCTGGCTAAATCCTCTGATTCA GGATGATTTCGTCCATTTTACTGAAACTTGTTTCAAGAAGTTTGGTGATCGGGTGAGGTATTGGGTGACCATCAATGAACCAAATTCGGTTGCAGATCTTGCCTATGAAAGGGGAAAACATCCTCCAGGTCATTGCTCCCCTCCTTTTGGCAACTGCTCAGCTGGTAATTCAGATACTGAGCCCCTGATTGCAATGCATAACATGTTACTTGCCCATGCCAAGGCTTCCAAGCTCTACCGTGAGCAGTTTCAG CCCAAACAAGGTGGTGTAATTGGAATTGTGGTCCATGCAATTATGTACGAACCATTTACTGATGATGAGCATGACAAGGAAGCTGTAAAGAGGACATTGGCTAATAATGTGGCTTG GGCTTTCGATCCTCTAGTGTTTGGTGATTATCCTCCAGAAATGCGTCGCTATCACAGAAATGAGTTACCCAAATTTACACCAGAAGAAAGACTGCTCATAAGGGATAGCATTGACTTCCTTGGACTGAACCACTATGCAACTCTTTATGCTAAGGACTGCATACACTCAAGTTGTGCCCGCTCTGACTCTGCCTGTGCCCCTGGTGGAGACCGTGCCATCGGCGGCTTTGTCTGTACTACTGCAGAGCGTGGTGGTGTTTTGATTGGGGAACCA ACAGGGTTGCCTATATTCTCTGTTGTTCCAAGAGGAATGGAAGAGATTGTGGACTATGTAAAGAATCGATACCATAACAAGCCTATGTTTATTACTGAAAATG GTTATTCTACACCTCCACAACAAGAACAAGTTGATGATTTCCAACTTGATGTCAAGCGAATTGCATTCCACAAAGCATACCTTGCTTTCTTGGCTCGAGCCATGAG AAATGGTGCAGATGTGAGGGGCTACTTTGTCTGGACATTGATGGATAATTTTGAATGGTCATTGGGGTATGATGTAAAGCTTGGGCTTTATTCTGTTGATCGTGCAACCTTGAATCGAACTCCTAGGTCCTCTGCCAAGTGGTACAGAAACTTCCTGGGGAACATCAGCTCCAATAGCATGCAGCCAAGAACTGCAGCTGCATTTTGGAGCAAAGTTGGTAGAGCAGAAGAGTGA
- the LOC113782627 gene encoding beta-glucosidase 18-like, giving the protein MLSSSSLLLFILLISANPYARALQEGGNGIEEELEDVKRSDFPTGFLFGVATSSYQIEGAILEDGKSLSNWDVFVHKNGNVNNGDTGDIATDHYHRYLEDIEAIHSLGVDAYRFSISWSRILPNGKLGGVNAAGIMFYNSIIDNLLLRGIQPFVTIHHWDIPQVLSDEYGGWLNPLIQDDFVHFAETCFKNFGDRVRYWVTINEPNLAADFAYERGKHPPGHCSPPFGNCSAGNSDTEPLIAMHNMLLAHAKASKLYREQFQPKQGGVIGIVVHAIMYEPFTDDEHDKEAVKRALANNVAWAFDPLVFGDYPPEMRRYHRNELPKFTPEERLLIRDSIDFLGLNHYATLYAKDCIRSSCASSDSACAPGGDRAICGFVCTIAERGGVLIGEPTGLPTFSVVPRGMEEIVDYVKNRYHNKPMFITENGYSTPPQQEQVDDFQLDVKRIAFHKAYLAFLARAMRNGADVRGYFVWTLMDDFEWSSGYDVKFGFYSVDRATLNRTPRSSAKWYRNFLRNISSDSMKPRTAVAFWSKVGRAED; this is encoded by the exons ATGCTATCCTCCTCCTCTCTTCTTCTCTTCATATTGCTCATTTCTGCAAATCCTTATGCAAGAGCCCTTCAAGAAGGAGGCAATGGAATAGAAGAAGAGCTTGAAGATGTGAAAAGATCAGATTTCCCAACTGGATTTCTCTTTGGTGTTGCCACTTCTTCCTATCAA ATTGAGGGTGCAATTCTTGAAGATGGGAAGAGCCTTAGTAACTGGGATGTTTTTGTCCATAAAAATG GCAATGTAAACAATGGAGACACTGGAGATATAGCCACTGATCATTACCATCGTTACCTG GAAGATATAGAGGCAATCCATTCTCTTGGAGTGGATGCTTACCGGTTCTCCATTTCCTGGTCAAGAATACTTCCAA ATGGGAAATTGGGTGGTGTTAATGCAGCTGGAATCATGTTTTACAATAGTATAATCGATAATCTTCTACTCAGAG GCATTCAGCCTTTTGTGACAATTCACCACTGGGACATACCCCAAGTGCTTAGTGACGAATATGGGGGCTGGCTAAATCCTCTGATTCA GGATGACTTCGTCCATTTTGCTGAAacttgtttcaagaattttggTGATCGGGTGAGGTATTGGGTGACCATCAATGAACCAAATTTGGCTGCAGATTTTGCCTATGAAAGGGGAAAACATCCTCCAGGTCATTGCTCCCCTCCTTTTGGCAACTGCTCAGCTGGTAATTCAGATACTGAGCCCCTGATTGCAATGCATAACATGTTACTTGCCCATGCCAAGGCTTCCAAACTCTACCGCGAGCAGTTTCAG CCCAAACAAGGTGGTGTAATTGGAATTGTGGTCCATGCAATTATGTACGAACCATTTACTGATGACGAGCATGACAAGGAAGCTGTAAAGAGGGCATTGGCTAATAATGTGGCATG GGCTTTCGATCCTCTAGTGTTTGGTGATTATCCTCCAGAAATGCGTCGCTATCACAGAAATGAGTTACCCAAATTTACACCAGAAGAAAGGCTGCTCATAAGGGATAGCATTGACTTCCTTGGACTGAACCACTATGCAACTCTTTATGCTAAGGACTGCATACGCTCAAGTTGTGCCAGCTCCGACTCTGCCTGTGCCCCTGGTGGAGACCGTGCCATCTGCGGCTTTGTCTGTACTATTGCAGAGCGTGGTGGTGTTTTGATTGGGGAACCG ACAGGGTTGCCAACATTCTCTGTTGTTCCAAGAGGAATGGAAGAGATTGTGGACTATGTAAAGAATCGATACCATAACAAGCCTATGTTTATTACTGAAAATG GTTATTCTACACCTCCACAACAAGAACAAGTTGATGACTTCCAACTTGATGTCAAGCGAATTGCATTCCACAAAGCATACCTTGCCTTCTTGGCTCGAGCCATGAG AAATGGTGCAGATGTGAGGGGCTACTTTGTCTGGACATTGATGGATGACTTTGAATGGTCATCGGGTTATGATGTAAAGTTTGGATTTTATTCTGTTGATCGTGCAACCTTGAATCGAACTCCTAGGTCCTCCGCCAAGTGGTACAGAAACTTCCTGAGGAACATCAGCTCCGATAGCATGAAGCCAAGAACTGCAGTTGCATTTTGGAGCAAAGTTGGTAGAGCAGAAGATTGA